From the Streptomyces sp. KMM 9044 genome, one window contains:
- the efeB gene encoding iron uptake transporter deferrochelatase/peroxidase subunit yields the protein MADQSIPEARTPAAPESREGTAAPADREGISRRRLLGTAGATGIVLGAAGGAVGYAAAAPAAPAEVIPLTSVGEGRAMFHGKHQPGITDGLPARGHLIAFDLAPGAGRKEAAALLRRWSDTARRLMAGEPSADGDTGVAQDAGPSSLTLTFGFGHSFFARTGLEKQRPPALDPLPDFSSDHLDKARSNGDLWVQIGAHDALVAFHALRAVQKGAGSAARVRWQMNGFNRSPGATARPMTARNLMGQIDGTRNPKPSESDFDQRIFVPANGDPAWMAHGSYVVVRRIRMLLDDWDKLAVTEQEAVVGRRRSDGAPLSGGTETSEIDLEKTDSAGNLVVPVNAHARITRPDQNGGAAMLRRPLSYHDGMDPDGVPDAGLLFVCWQADPLRGFVPVQRKLDRGDALTPFLRHEASGLFAAPGGAAEGEYVGQRLLEG from the coding sequence ATGGCTGACCAGTCCATTCCGGAGGCCCGCACCCCTGCGGCGCCAGAATCCCGGGAAGGCACCGCCGCGCCCGCCGACCGGGAGGGCATCTCTCGGCGCCGCCTGCTCGGCACCGCCGGGGCCACCGGAATCGTGCTCGGTGCCGCAGGCGGTGCGGTGGGCTACGCCGCCGCCGCGCCCGCCGCGCCCGCCGAGGTCATCCCGCTGACCTCCGTAGGCGAGGGCCGGGCGATGTTTCACGGGAAACATCAGCCCGGCATCACCGACGGGCTCCCGGCCCGCGGTCATCTCATCGCCTTCGACCTCGCGCCGGGCGCCGGGCGCAAGGAAGCGGCTGCCCTGCTGCGCCGCTGGTCGGACACGGCCCGACGGCTCATGGCAGGTGAACCGAGCGCCGATGGGGACACCGGTGTGGCCCAAGACGCCGGGCCCTCCTCACTGACCCTCACCTTCGGCTTCGGTCACAGCTTCTTCGCGCGTACCGGACTGGAGAAGCAGCGTCCGCCGGCCCTGGACCCGCTGCCCGACTTCTCCTCCGACCACCTCGACAAGGCTCGCAGCAACGGCGACCTGTGGGTGCAGATCGGTGCCCATGACGCCCTGGTCGCCTTCCACGCACTGCGCGCCGTGCAGAAGGGCGCCGGTTCCGCGGCCAGGGTGCGCTGGCAGATGAACGGGTTCAACCGCTCACCCGGCGCCACCGCCCGCCCGATGACCGCACGCAACCTGATGGGCCAGATCGACGGCACCCGCAACCCCAAGCCGTCCGAATCCGACTTCGACCAACGGATCTTCGTACCGGCGAACGGTGACCCCGCCTGGATGGCGCACGGCTCCTACGTGGTCGTCCGCCGCATCCGCATGCTGCTCGACGACTGGGACAAGCTCGCGGTCACGGAGCAGGAGGCCGTCGTCGGGCGCCGCAGGTCCGACGGAGCGCCACTGTCCGGAGGCACCGAGACGTCCGAAATAGACCTGGAGAAAACGGACTCCGCGGGAAATCTGGTGGTTCCCGTCAACGCCCACGCCCGGATCACCCGCCCCGACCAGAACGGCGGTGCGGCGATGCTCCGGCGCCCCCTCTCGTACCACGACGGCATGGACCCGGACGGCGTGCCCGACGCGGGTCTGCTGTTCGTCTGCTGGCAGGCCGACCCTCTGCGCGGCTTCGTTCCGGTGCAGCGCAAGCTCGACCGGGGCGACGCGCTGACGCCGTTCCTCCGGCACGAGGCGAGCGGACTGTTCGCGGCGCCGGGCGGCGCGGCAGAGGGCGAGTATGTGGGGCAACGGCTGCTGGAGGGCTGA
- the serS gene encoding serine--tRNA ligase: MIDLRLLREDPDRVRASQRARGEDVALVDSLLSADERRRSSGVRFDELRAGQKALGKLIPKAAGDEKAELLKKAGTLAADVKAADAERDTAAAETQELLGRLSNLVHPDVPVGGEEDFVTLETHGTARDFGAEGFEPKDHLELGQLLGAIDVERGAKVSGSRFYFLTGVGALLELALVNAAIAQATAAGFTPMLTPALVRPQSMAGTGFLGQAAQDVYHLEKDDLYLVGTSEVPLAAYHMDEIIDADRLPLRYAGFSPCFRREAGSHGKDTRGIFRVHQFDKVEMFSYVAPEDSQEEHQRLLEWEKQWLTSLELPFRVIDVASGDLGSSAARKYDCEAWIPTQGKYRELTSTSDCTEYQSRRLQIRVRDGKQVRPLATLNGTLCAVPRTIVAVLENHQQADGSVRVPEVLRPYLGGRELLEPVTK; the protein is encoded by the coding sequence GTGATTGACCTTCGCCTGCTCCGTGAGGACCCCGACCGTGTGCGTGCTTCGCAGCGCGCCCGTGGAGAGGACGTCGCGCTCGTCGACTCCCTCCTGTCCGCCGACGAACGGCGCAGGTCGTCCGGCGTCCGCTTCGACGAGCTGCGCGCCGGACAGAAGGCACTCGGCAAGCTCATCCCCAAGGCTGCCGGCGACGAGAAGGCCGAGCTGCTGAAAAAGGCCGGCACACTCGCGGCCGACGTCAAGGCTGCCGACGCGGAACGGGACACGGCGGCGGCCGAGACGCAGGAGCTTCTGGGCAGGCTGAGCAACCTCGTCCACCCCGACGTCCCGGTCGGCGGCGAGGAGGACTTCGTCACGCTGGAAACGCACGGCACCGCACGTGACTTCGGCGCCGAGGGCTTCGAGCCCAAGGACCACCTGGAGCTCGGCCAGCTCCTCGGCGCCATCGACGTCGAGCGCGGCGCCAAGGTCTCCGGGTCGCGCTTCTACTTTCTGACCGGCGTCGGCGCCCTGCTCGAGCTGGCGCTGGTGAACGCCGCGATCGCCCAGGCGACCGCGGCCGGCTTCACCCCGATGCTGACCCCGGCCCTGGTCCGGCCCCAGTCCATGGCGGGCACCGGCTTCCTCGGCCAAGCGGCCCAGGACGTCTACCACCTCGAGAAGGACGACCTCTACCTGGTCGGCACGTCCGAGGTGCCGCTCGCCGCCTACCACATGGACGAGATCATCGACGCCGACCGGCTGCCCCTCCGGTACGCGGGCTTCTCACCCTGCTTCCGGCGCGAGGCCGGCTCCCACGGCAAGGACACCCGCGGCATCTTCCGCGTACACCAGTTCGACAAGGTCGAGATGTTCTCCTACGTCGCTCCGGAGGACTCGCAGGAGGAGCACCAGCGGCTGCTGGAGTGGGAGAAGCAGTGGCTGACGTCGCTGGAGCTGCCGTTCCGCGTGATCGACGTCGCCTCGGGCGACCTGGGTTCCTCCGCCGCGCGGAAGTACGACTGCGAGGCGTGGATCCCGACCCAGGGCAAGTACCGCGAGCTGACCTCGACCTCGGACTGCACCGAGTACCAGTCCCGTCGGCTCCAGATCCGCGTGCGGGACGGCAAGCAGGTGCGTCCGCTGGCAACGCTCAACGGCACCCTGTGCGCCGTACCGCGCACGATCGTGGCCGTCCTGGAGAACCACCAGCAGGCCGACGGTTCGGTGCGGGTCCCTGAAGTGCTGCGTCCGTACCTGGGCGGCCGGGAGCTCCTGGAACCGGTCACCAAGTGA
- a CDS encoding ABC transporter permease, whose amino-acid sequence MAVEQPLRTPAPTPGDQTRIHNIGYRSYDGPRLGRSYARLSLYSQSLRGSYGLGLSAKSKVLPMLLFVVMCVPAAIMVAVAVATNVKELPVDYTRYAIIMQAVISLYVAAQAPQSVSRDLRFKTVPLYFSRPIETTDYVRAKFAALASALFILTAVPLLVLYVGALLAELDFTDQTKGFAQGLVSVALLSLLFAGIGLVIAAVTPRRGFGIAAVIAVLTISYGAVSILQAIADVQDSSGSIAWIGLFSPITLIDGVQSAFLGASSTFPGGTGPSNGEGVVYVLFTLGLIAACYGLLTRRYRKVGL is encoded by the coding sequence ATGGCGGTTGAGCAGCCCCTGCGGACACCCGCACCGACGCCGGGTGACCAGACCCGGATCCACAACATCGGCTACCGCTCCTACGACGGACCCCGTCTCGGACGCTCCTACGCCAGGCTCTCGCTGTACTCGCAGTCCCTGCGCGGCTCCTATGGACTCGGACTTTCGGCGAAGTCCAAGGTGCTGCCGATGCTGCTGTTCGTGGTGATGTGCGTGCCCGCCGCCATCATGGTCGCCGTCGCGGTCGCCACGAACGTCAAGGAACTGCCCGTCGACTACACGCGCTACGCGATCATCATGCAGGCGGTCATCAGCCTGTACGTCGCCGCTCAGGCGCCCCAATCCGTCTCGCGCGACCTGCGCTTCAAGACGGTTCCCCTGTACTTCTCGCGGCCCATCGAGACCACGGACTACGTGCGCGCCAAGTTCGCGGCACTGGCCTCGGCCCTGTTCATCCTGACCGCCGTTCCCCTGCTCGTGCTCTATGTGGGCGCGCTGCTGGCCGAGCTCGATTTCACCGACCAGACCAAGGGATTCGCGCAGGGGCTCGTCTCCGTGGCACTGCTCTCACTGCTCTTCGCAGGCATCGGCCTCGTCATCGCGGCGGTCACCCCGCGCCGCGGCTTCGGCATCGCCGCCGTGATCGCCGTCCTGACCATCTCCTACGGCGCGGTCTCCATCCTCCAGGCGATCGCGGACGTCCAGGACAGCTCCGGTTCGATCGCCTGGATCGGGCTGTTCTCGCCGATCACCCTCATCGACGGTGTGCAGTCCGCCTTCCTGGGCGCGAGCAGCACCTTCCCGGGCGGAACCGGACCGTCGAACGGCGAGGGCGTGGTGTACGTCCTCTTCACCCTCGGCCTGATCGCGGCCTGCTACGGCCTTCTGACGCGCCGCTACCGGAAGGTGGGCCTGTGA
- a CDS encoding SGM_3592 family protein, which produces MSPTWRSGRGHRGRGSDSTTPDDVALDDALIHAAETAEPSARARMLTERWRHEEPEPRPWRSDEPPTGWFFSKARRRGWRHRRG; this is translated from the coding sequence CTGTCCCCGACCTGGCGATCGGGCCGGGGACACCGGGGCCGGGGCAGTGACTCCACCACCCCGGACGACGTGGCTCTGGACGACGCCCTCATCCACGCCGCCGAGACCGCCGAGCCGTCTGCCCGTGCCCGCATGCTGACCGAACGCTGGCGGCACGAGGAGCCGGAGCCGCGGCCCTGGCGCTCCGACGAGCCGCCGACAGGATGGTTCTTCAGCAAGGCACGCCGACGCGGGTGGCGGCACCGGCGGGGGTGA
- a CDS encoding HAD family hydrolase, whose protein sequence is MSAAFPYQLVATDLDGTLLREDHSVSERTRDALAAVTAAGAAHIVVTGRAVPWTRPILDDLGYQGLAVCGQGAQVYDAGAHRLLTSVTLDRQLASVALAKIEAEVGPLHLAASRDGLDGEVLVGPGYEVTGRLPSAPLTDAADLWAAPLNKLYIQHPALTDDELTEVATRTAGGFVTVAMAGEGIVELLPLGLSKATGLSLAARRLGAKAAGTIAFGDMPNDIPMFAWSAYSAAMANAHQELRAVADEVTSSNEEDGIAVVLERLLGRGA, encoded by the coding sequence GTGAGCGCGGCGTTCCCGTACCAGCTCGTCGCCACCGACCTCGACGGCACACTGCTGCGTGAGGACCACTCGGTCTCCGAACGCACCCGGGACGCGCTCGCCGCCGTCACCGCGGCGGGCGCCGCCCACATCGTCGTCACCGGCCGCGCGGTTCCCTGGACCCGGCCCATCCTCGACGACCTCGGCTACCAAGGGCTCGCCGTCTGCGGCCAGGGCGCCCAGGTGTACGACGCCGGGGCGCACAGGCTGCTCACGTCGGTGACCCTGGACCGGCAGCTGGCCTCAGTGGCGCTGGCCAAGATCGAGGCGGAGGTAGGTCCGCTGCACCTGGCCGCGAGCCGCGACGGTCTGGACGGCGAGGTACTGGTCGGCCCCGGCTACGAGGTGACGGGCAGGCTGCCCTCGGCGCCGCTCACGGACGCGGCGGACCTGTGGGCGGCTCCCCTGAACAAGCTGTACATCCAGCACCCGGCACTCACCGACGACGAACTCACCGAGGTGGCCACCCGTACCGCGGGCGGTTTCGTCACCGTCGCCATGGCGGGCGAAGGCATCGTCGAACTGCTTCCCCTCGGCCTGTCCAAGGCCACCGGGCTGTCCCTGGCCGCTCGCCGGCTCGGGGCGAAGGCCGCGGGCACGATCGCCTTCGGCGACATGCCCAACGACATCCCGATGTTCGCTTGGTCCGCGTACAGCGCCGCCATGGCCAACGCCCACCAGGAACTGCGGGCGGTGGCCGACGAGGTGACGTCCTCCAACGAGGAGGACGGGATCGCGGTGGTGCTGGAGCGGTTGCTCGGCCGAGGGGCCTGA
- the pheA gene encoding prephenate dehydratase produces MPASYAYLGPEGTFTEVALRTLPEAATRELIPYVSVQSALDAVRAGEAEAAFVPIENSVEGGITTTLDELVAGTPLTIYREVLLSITFALLVRPGTRLSEIKTVTAHPAAQPQVRNWMKKHLPDVVWESAASNADGARLVQEGRYDAAFAGEFAAARYGLEALETGIHDAENAQTRFVLVGRPARPAAPTGADKTSIVLWQRDDHPGGLRDLLGEFATRGVNLMLLQSRPTGAGIGNYCFCIDAEGHVSDRRVAETLMGLKRVCLQVRFLGSYPRADAGPAKGRDLQPGTSDDEFASAADWVARCQDGRF; encoded by the coding sequence ATGCCAGCGAGCTACGCGTATCTCGGCCCCGAGGGCACCTTCACCGAAGTCGCCCTGCGCACTCTCCCGGAGGCGGCCACCCGGGAACTGATCCCGTACGTGTCCGTGCAGTCCGCGCTCGACGCGGTGCGCGCAGGGGAGGCCGAGGCCGCTTTCGTCCCCATCGAGAACTCCGTCGAGGGCGGCATCACCACCACTCTCGACGAACTGGTCGCGGGCACCCCGCTGACCATCTACCGCGAGGTGCTGCTGTCGATCACCTTCGCGCTGCTCGTCCGCCCCGGCACCAGGCTGTCGGAGATCAAGACCGTCACCGCCCACCCCGCCGCCCAGCCGCAGGTCCGCAACTGGATGAAGAAGCACCTCCCGGACGTCGTCTGGGAATCGGCCGCCTCCAACGCGGACGGGGCCCGACTGGTGCAGGAGGGCCGGTACGACGCGGCCTTCGCCGGCGAGTTCGCGGCGGCCCGGTACGGGCTGGAGGCCCTGGAGACCGGAATCCACGACGCGGAGAACGCCCAGACCCGCTTCGTCCTGGTCGGACGGCCCGCGCGGCCCGCCGCGCCCACCGGCGCGGACAAGACGTCCATCGTGCTGTGGCAACGCGACGACCACCCCGGTGGCCTGCGCGATCTGCTGGGCGAGTTCGCCACGCGCGGCGTCAACCTCATGCTGCTCCAGTCCCGGCCCACCGGTGCCGGTATCGGCAATTACTGCTTCTGCATCGATGCCGAGGGCCATGTCTCGGACCGCAGGGTGGCCGAGACGCTGATGGGTCTCAAGCGGGTCTGCCTCCAGGTGCGCTTCCTCGGTTCGTACCCACGTGCGGATGCAGGGCCGGCGAAGGGACGGGATCTCCAGCCCGGGACCTCGGACGACGAATTCGCCTCCGCGGCGGACTGGGTGGCCCGCTGCCAGGACGGCCGGTTCTGA
- a CDS encoding copper chaperone PCu(A)C produces the protein MALTGVLTLAGCGGSDSESSGSDGEADLSVGSAYMPQPVSDMAAGFLVISNKGGAADQLTSVSSDAADHVTVHETVDGAMQEADALDIPAHGSLVLESGGSHLMFEQLKQQPKQGQKVSVELRFAHSAPVTVEIPVQPATYTPKHGH, from the coding sequence GTGGCCCTCACCGGGGTGCTGACCCTGGCCGGCTGCGGCGGCTCGGACTCGGAGAGCTCGGGCTCGGACGGCGAGGCGGACCTGTCCGTCGGCTCCGCGTACATGCCGCAGCCGGTGTCGGACATGGCGGCCGGCTTTCTCGTCATCAGCAACAAGGGCGGCGCGGCCGACCAGCTGACCTCGGTCAGCAGTGACGCCGCCGACCACGTCACCGTGCACGAGACCGTCGACGGGGCCATGCAGGAGGCCGACGCGCTCGACATCCCGGCCCACGGCAGCCTCGTACTCGAGAGCGGCGGCAGTCATCTGATGTTCGAGCAGCTGAAACAGCAGCCGAAGCAGGGTCAGAAGGTCTCCGTCGAGCTGCGCTTCGCCCACTCCGCCCCCGTCACGGTCGAGATTCCGGTGCAGCCTGCCACCTACACCCCGAAGCACGGACACTAA
- a CDS encoding ABC transporter ATP-binding protein, translating to MTTLSIDHVSRWFGNVVAVNDITMTIGPGVTGLLGPNGAGKSTLINMMGGFLAPSTGTVTLDGEAVWRNEKIYRHIGIVPEREGMYDFLTGREFVVANAELHGLGAKAAQRALATVEMEYAQDRKIATYSKGMRQRVKMASALVHEPSLLLLDEPFNGMDPRQRMQLMDLLRRMGDEGRTVLFSSHILEEVEQLAWHIEVVVAGRHAASGDFRKIRRLMTDRPHRYLVRSSDDRALAAALIADPSTSGIEVDHSEGVLRIQAVDFARFTSLLPRVAKEHGIRLLTVSPSDESLESVFSYLVAA from the coding sequence GTGACCACGCTCTCCATCGACCACGTCTCCCGCTGGTTCGGCAACGTGGTCGCCGTCAACGACATCACCATGACCATCGGCCCCGGCGTCACCGGCCTCCTCGGCCCCAACGGAGCCGGAAAGTCCACCCTCATCAACATGATGGGCGGCTTCCTCGCCCCCTCCACCGGCACCGTCACCCTCGACGGCGAGGCCGTGTGGCGCAACGAGAAGATCTACCGGCACATCGGCATCGTCCCCGAGCGCGAGGGGATGTACGACTTCCTCACCGGCCGCGAGTTCGTCGTCGCCAACGCCGAGCTGCACGGACTGGGCGCCAAGGCGGCCCAGCGGGCCCTGGCGACGGTCGAGATGGAGTACGCGCAGGATCGTAAGATCGCGACGTACTCCAAGGGCATGCGGCAGCGAGTGAAGATGGCCTCCGCGCTCGTCCACGAGCCGTCCCTGCTCCTGCTGGACGAACCGTTCAACGGCATGGACCCGCGCCAGCGCATGCAGCTGATGGACCTGCTGCGGCGTATGGGCGACGAGGGCCGCACCGTGCTGTTCTCGTCGCACATCCTCGAAGAGGTCGAGCAGCTCGCCTGGCACATCGAGGTCGTCGTCGCCGGCCGGCACGCGGCCAGCGGCGACTTCCGCAAGATCCGCCGCCTGATGACGGACCGCCCGCACCGCTACCTGGTGCGCTCCAGCGACGACCGCGCCCTCGCGGCCGCGCTGATCGCCGACCCGTCCACGTCCGGCATCGAGGTCGACCACAGCGAGGGCGTCCTGCGGATCCAGGCCGTCGACTTCGCCCGCTTCACGTCCCTGCTACCCAGGGTCGCGAAGGAACACGGCATCCGCCTGCTCACGGTCTCGCCGTCCGACGAGTCCCTCGAGTCCGTCTTCTCGTATCTCGTCGCGGCGTAG
- a CDS encoding ABC transporter permease subunit, whose protein sequence is MYDPTVARLTYRALLGRRRALILGALPLLLIAISLAVRALAGADDQTAADVLGGLALATMVPIIGVIAGTGAMGPEIDDGSVMYLLAKPIKRSTIIFTKLIVAIAVTMVFSAVPTLIAGFILNGNGQQVAVAYTVAVLVASIAYAALFLLLGTVSRHAVVFGLVYALVWEALFGSLVPGARTLSVQQWSLAVAQKVSGGDLVTSDVGLTTATVLLVVVTVLATWYAGQKLRTLTLAGEE, encoded by the coding sequence ATGTACGACCCCACAGTCGCCCGACTCACCTACCGGGCCCTGCTCGGCCGTCGCAGGGCCCTCATCCTGGGCGCCCTGCCCCTGCTGCTGATCGCGATCTCCCTGGCGGTGCGCGCCCTCGCCGGTGCCGACGACCAGACCGCGGCCGACGTGCTCGGCGGACTGGCGCTCGCCACCATGGTGCCGATCATCGGTGTCATCGCCGGCACCGGCGCCATGGGCCCCGAGATCGACGACGGCTCGGTGATGTACCTGCTGGCCAAGCCGATCAAGCGGTCCACGATCATCTTCACCAAGCTGATCGTGGCGATCGCCGTGACGATGGTCTTCTCGGCGGTGCCCACCCTGATCGCCGGCTTCATCCTCAACGGCAACGGCCAGCAGGTCGCCGTCGCCTACACGGTGGCCGTGCTGGTCGCCTCCATCGCGTACGCGGCGCTCTTCCTGCTGCTCGGTACGGTCTCCCGGCACGCGGTGGTGTTCGGGCTGGTCTACGCGCTGGTCTGGGAGGCCCTGTTCGGCTCCCTGGTGCCCGGCGCCCGCACGCTGAGCGTCCAGCAGTGGTCGCTCGCGGTGGCCCAGAAGGTCTCCGGGGGCGACCTGGTCACCTCGGACGTCGGTCTGACGACCGCGACGGTCCTGCTGGTCGTCGTCACCGTCCTGGCCACCTGGTACGCCGGCCAGAAGCTGCGCACGCTGACGCTCGCCGGAGAGGAGTGA
- a CDS encoding copper resistance CopC/CopD family protein: protein MTQTIAPRARILVLLFLAVTGALLAGAAPASAHAALTGSDPQQGTVVDQAPAQVSLTFSEPVAVSEDALRVLDPRGERVDKGGPADASGTTYTVRLLGGLPDGTYTVTYQVVSADSHPVAGAFTFSVGAPSETSVEATAQASDDGLVGSLYSIGRYLSYAGFVVMVGGAAFVLACWRHGSGVRAVQWLVVSGWLTLTAATLALLLLRGSYTSSGKVADVFDLTLLSEVLQTKTGAALVSRLLLLAAAALFIAVLFGAAQYQRSDEETRDLSFGLAIGGTVVSAGLAASWAMSEHASQGVQPGIAMPVDVVHLLAVAAWLGGLTALLVALYRAPAETAVDVAAVRRFSRLAFGSVVTLVVTGTYQSWRQLGSWSAFTDTLYGQLLLAKIGLVVVMVGIAYASRRWTARLAEPGTPVSRREEPKETMAGVSAAKGGVTGTEKGVPVSDTDTDTDTDTEVERGKAADGTGPAEVHSEESGAGAKAGGDSVRAAQLARQRAAVATARQKRLRDSDPNRFGLRRSVFAEAGIAVVLLAITTVLTQTEPGRTEQEAASAASSPSATSSPSATPAQGTGAVTLNMPFDTGGKDGKGVVTIDLDPARVGANDMHVYVERIDGKVFDVPELKVAFTLEAKDIGPLPVVPDHLATGRWSASGVQIPMAGDWTVEVTVRTSDIDQVTVSKNAQIG from the coding sequence GTGACCCAGACCATCGCCCCCCGCGCCCGGATCCTGGTGCTGCTGTTCCTGGCCGTCACCGGCGCGCTCCTCGCCGGGGCCGCTCCCGCCTCCGCGCACGCCGCGCTGACCGGCAGCGATCCCCAGCAGGGGACGGTGGTCGACCAGGCCCCCGCCCAGGTCTCACTCACCTTCTCCGAACCGGTCGCGGTGAGCGAAGACGCCCTGCGCGTCCTCGACCCCAGGGGCGAGCGGGTCGACAAGGGCGGCCCGGCCGACGCGAGCGGCACCACGTACACCGTGCGGCTGCTCGGTGGTCTTCCCGACGGCACCTACACCGTCACCTACCAGGTGGTGTCCGCGGACAGCCATCCCGTCGCCGGTGCCTTCACCTTCTCCGTCGGGGCCCCCTCGGAGACCTCCGTCGAGGCCACCGCCCAGGCCTCCGACGACGGACTGGTCGGCTCGCTGTACAGCATCGGGCGGTACCTGTCGTACGCCGGGTTCGTGGTCATGGTCGGCGGGGCCGCCTTCGTGCTCGCCTGCTGGCGGCACGGCTCCGGCGTACGGGCGGTGCAGTGGCTGGTCGTCTCCGGGTGGCTCACGCTCACCGCGGCCACCCTCGCGCTGCTGCTCCTGCGCGGTTCCTACACGAGTTCCGGGAAGGTCGCCGACGTCTTCGACCTGACGCTGCTCAGCGAGGTACTGCAGACCAAGACCGGCGCGGCCCTCGTGTCACGGCTGCTGCTGCTCGCCGCGGCGGCGCTGTTCATCGCGGTGCTCTTCGGTGCCGCCCAGTACCAGCGCAGCGACGAGGAGACGCGGGACCTGTCCTTCGGGCTCGCGATCGGCGGGACGGTCGTGTCGGCCGGGCTCGCCGCGAGCTGGGCCATGTCCGAGCACGCGTCCCAAGGGGTCCAGCCGGGCATCGCGATGCCGGTCGACGTCGTCCACCTGCTGGCCGTCGCCGCCTGGCTCGGCGGGCTCACCGCCCTGCTCGTCGCGCTCTACCGGGCCCCTGCCGAGACCGCGGTCGACGTGGCCGCCGTCCGGCGGTTCTCTCGGCTCGCGTTCGGCAGTGTGGTCACACTGGTCGTCACCGGGACCTACCAGAGCTGGCGGCAGCTCGGCTCCTGGTCGGCATTCACCGACACCCTGTACGGGCAGTTGCTCCTCGCCAAGATCGGGCTCGTGGTGGTCATGGTCGGGATCGCGTACGCCTCCCGGCGGTGGACGGCGCGACTGGCGGAGCCCGGTACGCCGGTGTCACGCCGGGAGGAGCCGAAGGAAACCATGGCGGGGGTGTCAGCCGCGAAGGGCGGGGTGACCGGTACGGAGAAGGGCGTCCCTGTCTCCGACACCGACACCGACACCGACACCGACACCGAGGTGGAACGGGGGAAGGCCGCGGACGGCACGGGGCCTGCAGAGGTTCATTCGGAGGAGTCCGGCGCCGGGGCGAAGGCCGGCGGGGACTCCGTGCGGGCCGCGCAACTCGCCCGACAGCGGGCCGCCGTGGCGACCGCCCGGCAGAAGCGGCTGCGGGACTCCGACCCGAACCGCTTCGGGCTGCGTCGCTCCGTGTTCGCCGAGGCCGGTATCGCCGTCGTCCTGCTCGCGATCACCACCGTGCTCACGCAGACCGAACCGGGGCGCACGGAACAGGAGGCAGCATCGGCCGCCTCGTCGCCCTCGGCCACGTCGTCGCCCTCGGCCACGCCCGCCCAGGGAACCGGTGCGGTGACCCTGAACATGCCCTTCGACACCGGCGGCAAGGACGGCAAGGGCGTCGTCACCATCGACCTGGACCCCGCACGCGTGGGCGCCAACGACATGCACGTCTATGTGGAGCGGATCGACGGCAAGGTCTTCGACGTCCCCGAGCTCAAAGTCGCCTTCACTCTCGAAGCGAAAGACATCGGACCGCTGCCCGTCGTTCCCGACCACCTCGCCACCGGACGCTGGTCGGCGAGCGGGGTGCAGATCCCCATGGCAGGAGACTGGACGGTCGAGGTGACCGTACGGACCTCCGACATCGACCAGGTGACCGTCTCCAAGAACGCACAGATCGGCTGA
- a CDS encoding SCO family protein translates to MRKKTLAAAALLAATLTLSACGSGDSDSDSPIAMVSEEAGAEKAATVLDNPFEKPDLVLTDTQGKEYDFRAETAGKPTVVYFGYTHCPDVCPLTMNNLAVAKKQLPRDQQDELRIVFVTTDPERDTSAELGKWLKGIDSQAVGLTGDFDTIQAGARTLGISIDAPRKDDKGQVVSDHGTQVIAFSPKTDGGYLLYGEDATVEDYTADLPEIIKGENP, encoded by the coding sequence ATGCGCAAGAAGACCCTCGCGGCGGCGGCCCTGCTCGCCGCCACCCTGACCCTCTCCGCCTGCGGCAGCGGCGACAGCGACAGCGACAGCCCCATCGCCATGGTCTCCGAGGAGGCCGGCGCGGAGAAGGCCGCCACAGTCCTCGACAACCCGTTCGAAAAGCCTGACCTCGTCCTCACCGACACGCAGGGCAAGGAGTACGACTTCCGCGCGGAGACCGCCGGCAAGCCCACAGTGGTCTACTTCGGTTACACACACTGCCCCGACGTCTGCCCGCTGACCATGAACAACCTCGCGGTGGCCAAGAAGCAGCTGCCCCGGGACCAGCAGGACGAACTGCGGATCGTGTTCGTCACCACCGACCCCGAGCGGGACACCTCCGCCGAGCTCGGCAAGTGGCTCAAGGGCATCGACTCCCAGGCCGTCGGCCTGACCGGCGACTTCGACACGATCCAGGCCGGCGCCCGCACCCTGGGCATCTCGATCGACGCGCCGCGCAAGGACGACAAGGGCCAGGTCGTCTCCGACCACGGCACCCAGGTCATCGCCTTCTCCCCGAAGACCGACGGCGGCTACCTCCTCTACGGCGAGGACGCCACCGTCGAGGACTACACCGCGGACCTCCCCGAGATCATCAAGGGTGAGAACCCGTGA